One window from the genome of Echinicola vietnamensis DSM 17526 encodes:
- a CDS encoding SusC/RagA family TonB-linked outer membrane protein translates to MRKKQTPKNRINTKKWVLMAMAFGTVGASGAGISPALASGMSNRLEMRVDQLEKTITGTVTAAATGETLPGVNILIKGTGSGTVTDLDGNFTLEVPSDETVLVVSSIGYVKQEITVGSRTTLDIAMSEDLQQLGEVVVVGYGTQKKSDITGAISQVSSEELEATPIQNALQGIQGRAAGVDIASNARPGEVGSIRIRGSRSIAGGNDPLYVLDGVPLQSGGIEMLNPNDIESIEVLKDASASAIYGSRAANGVVLITTKKGKDGRAQINFDASMMVQNLRNLADYYDAAGYANYRRDAARGAGAYGTAYPNPQDDFDFFGADATAWNNIANGYDWVDRENLIPAMRPTTAAEQEMWGVSEVPAYDPSRLETTDWTDYVEQTGITQNYNLSSNWGNEKTKAFISGGYLDQTGTNVGQDYKRYNALVNLEIQAVDWLKLGGSINASYSIQNYGYSAGGSRGSRTIFEAALGQLPFAKPYDANGNYIFNPGGDPNIVNPIQDGEYVINERTTLRAFGSFFAEAKLAEGLRIKTIFGPDIRNYRNGQFQAAQSSLRGGGSASSTNYARLSQSQAFSWTWENLVYYDKTFGDHTLNATFLQSSSYWKSENSDMTASDLPYDSQLWYNLGSTNRGALDGWGSGFSQYTLMSYMARFNYSYKDRYLLTLTGRSDGASVLSEGNKWDFFPSFSLGWKIHDEAFMSDVDWVNQLKLRIGMGTVGNQAVAPYNTAGGLVQVPYVFGSDPANGYVTGNPKGSSQGALPNRNLGWEKTRQWNFGLDFGLWKDRLYGSIEYYNADTYDLLLDKTPNSVTGYSNITVNAGKTRNKGVELTLSSVNIDKSDFSWITDFTFSSNRTEIVELENGAVDDVNNQWFIGKPISVYYDYNKIGIWQQSDADLLAQYSENGSDYEPGDIRVQDVNGDNRIDPNNDRVILGQTAPKWTGGITNTFNYKNFELSAFVYARWGNLVQGGAVDMSGRYASRIIDYWTPTNPTNAYPRADYNNGGQPIHYSAMNYQDGSFVKVRFISLGYTFPQDIIGKWGMSNLKLYTQVQNPFLFSKTDFIDPDSSYQIGGSNPSASSITTRSFVFGLNMTF, encoded by the coding sequence ATGAGAAAAAAGCAAACCCCAAAAAACCGCATCAACACCAAAAAGTGGGTGTTGATGGCAATGGCTTTTGGAACGGTGGGAGCGAGTGGAGCGGGGATTTCCCCTGCGCTGGCTTCCGGGATGTCCAATCGTCTGGAGATGCGTGTTGATCAGCTAGAGAAGACCATTACAGGGACGGTGACCGCTGCGGCCACTGGAGAGACCCTTCCTGGTGTAAATATCCTGATCAAAGGTACTGGCAGTGGCACAGTAACTGATTTGGACGGAAACTTCACCTTGGAAGTTCCCAGTGATGAGACGGTACTGGTGGTGAGTTCCATCGGTTATGTGAAACAGGAAATTACGGTGGGTTCTCGGACCACGCTTGACATCGCGATGAGCGAAGATCTCCAACAATTGGGAGAGGTCGTTGTGGTCGGTTACGGTACACAAAAGAAGAGTGACATTACGGGGGCAATATCCCAGGTATCATCTGAAGAGCTGGAAGCCACGCCGATCCAGAATGCCCTTCAAGGGATCCAAGGCCGTGCGGCAGGGGTGGACATTGCCAGCAATGCCCGTCCGGGTGAAGTAGGCTCGATCCGAATTCGTGGTAGCCGTTCTATTGCCGGGGGCAATGACCCTTTGTACGTATTGGATGGGGTACCATTGCAGTCGGGCGGCATTGAGATGCTGAACCCTAATGACATCGAATCCATTGAGGTGTTGAAAGATGCCTCTGCATCGGCCATCTATGGTTCCCGAGCAGCCAATGGCGTGGTGTTGATCACTACGAAAAAAGGAAAAGACGGCCGTGCTCAGATCAACTTTGATGCATCCATGATGGTGCAAAACCTCAGGAACTTGGCAGATTATTACGATGCCGCAGGCTATGCCAACTATCGCAGGGATGCAGCCCGTGGTGCAGGAGCGTACGGCACAGCATATCCAAACCCACAAGATGATTTTGACTTTTTCGGCGCGGATGCCACCGCCTGGAACAATATCGCCAATGGCTATGACTGGGTGGACAGGGAAAACCTTATTCCTGCCATGCGTCCTACCACGGCTGCTGAACAGGAGATGTGGGGTGTTTCCGAGGTTCCCGCATATGATCCAAGCAGACTGGAAACGACAGACTGGACCGATTATGTGGAGCAGACGGGCATCACCCAGAATTATAACCTTAGCTCCAACTGGGGAAATGAAAAGACCAAAGCCTTTATTTCCGGTGGATATTTGGATCAGACCGGCACCAATGTCGGCCAAGATTACAAGCGATACAATGCCTTGGTGAACCTTGAGATCCAAGCGGTGGACTGGCTGAAACTTGGCGGCTCTATTAATGCCAGCTACAGCATCCAAAACTACGGGTATTCCGCAGGCGGTTCGAGGGGAAGTCGAACCATCTTTGAAGCCGCCTTGGGACAGCTACCTTTTGCGAAGCCTTACGATGCCAATGGCAATTATATCTTTAACCCGGGCGGGGATCCTAATATCGTCAACCCTATTCAGGATGGCGAATATGTGATCAACGAGCGTACCACCTTGCGGGCATTCGGTAGCTTCTTTGCAGAAGCAAAATTAGCCGAAGGCTTGAGGATTAAGACCATTTTTGGTCCGGATATCAGGAATTACCGAAATGGCCAGTTCCAAGCGGCACAGTCCAGTCTTCGAGGTGGAGGATCTGCTTCTTCGACCAATTATGCGCGATTGAGCCAAAGCCAAGCGTTTTCATGGACTTGGGAAAACTTGGTGTATTATGACAAGACCTTTGGCGATCACACCCTGAATGCGACCTTCCTGCAGAGTTCTTCTTACTGGAAGAGTGAAAACTCCGACATGACAGCTTCTGACCTTCCTTATGACAGTCAGTTGTGGTATAACCTTGGATCCACCAATCGCGGCGCACTGGATGGCTGGGGTTCCGGATTTTCCCAATATACCTTGATGTCTTATATGGCCCGGTTCAATTACTCTTATAAGGACCGATACCTGCTTACCCTGACTGGCCGGTCAGATGGAGCATCTGTCTTGAGTGAAGGAAATAAATGGGACTTTTTCCCATCGTTCTCCTTGGGATGGAAGATCCATGACGAGGCTTTTATGAGTGATGTGGATTGGGTAAACCAATTGAAATTGCGGATCGGCATGGGTACTGTGGGTAACCAAGCCGTGGCACCGTACAACACTGCAGGTGGACTGGTGCAAGTACCGTATGTTTTTGGTAGCGACCCAGCCAACGGTTATGTGACCGGAAATCCAAAAGGTTCTTCCCAAGGAGCGCTGCCAAACAGAAACCTTGGATGGGAAAAAACCAGACAATGGAACTTTGGGTTGGATTTTGGGCTGTGGAAAGACCGCCTTTACGGTAGTATCGAATACTATAATGCCGATACTTATGACCTGCTTTTGGATAAGACGCCAAACTCCGTTACCGGTTATAGCAATATAACCGTCAATGCCGGTAAAACCCGTAACAAAGGTGTGGAACTGACCTTGTCATCAGTCAATATTGATAAGAGCGATTTTAGTTGGATTACGGATTTCACCTTTTCCAGTAACCGCACCGAGATTGTAGAGTTGGAGAATGGAGCTGTGGATGACGTGAACAATCAGTGGTTTATCGGTAAGCCGATCAGTGTTTACTATGATTACAATAAAATCGGCATCTGGCAACAAAGTGATGCGGATCTATTGGCTCAATACAGCGAGAACGGGTCGGACTATGAGCCAGGTGATATCCGCGTGCAGGACGTCAATGGTGACAACCGAATCGATCCAAACAATGACCGTGTCATCTTAGGGCAGACGGCTCCTAAATGGACTGGTGGGATTACCAACACCTTTAATTATAAGAACTTTGAACTCTCGGCATTTGTGTATGCCCGATGGGGGAATTTAGTACAGGGTGGTGCTGTAGACATGTCCGGGAGGTATGCTTCCAGGATCATCGATTACTGGACACCGACCAATCCTACCAATGCTTATCCAAGAGCGGATTATAACAATGGTGGCCAGCCCATCCATTACAGTGCGATGAACTATCAAGACGGTTCCTTTGTGAAAGTTCGGTTTATTTCGCTGGGGTATACTTTCCCTCAAGACATTATCGGTAAATGGGGGATGAGCAATCTGAAGCTTTACACACAGGTGCAGAACCCGTTCCTGTTTTCAAAAACGGATTTTATAGATCCTGACAGCAGCTATCAGATCGGCGGTTCTAATCCAAGTGCGTCCAGCATCACGACCCGGAGCTTTGTGTTTGGTCTGAACATGACTTTCTAA
- a CDS encoding RagB/SusD family nutrient uptake outer membrane protein translates to MKKNILIIALAAGSLFSCQDFLQEEMVATLTQERYNSPEGIEELVNGAYEGLRFHHNYEWSYALTNYGTDEFTNGGGVNHVMYNTYTGLLNPAETMDLRPLWDNMYAQINVCNIGIQNIPEVYTDPNSATTRDTRLGEVLFLRGFNYLKLVEQFGAVPMKLTPTQGDEANFPRATVAENVAQIISDLRRAEELLPPTAAQVGRITKSAAQHYLAKAYLFRASERNADIAQANDLDSAAYFAEEVINNSGRSLAPDYADIFEYTAVNGPNENLSEIILASQFDNNQALLGRYGNQTHMYFLSIYRNFPGMTRDLENGREFDRLKPTDFALDNFDRVNDSRFYKSIKTAYIASQSSDNIPEWTAANAPSPDLVGQPKFAEGDTAIIYLVNEANDQRFTEDYKGSFAPLMLVRNTPDGTDWGLSTYPSLSKYLDPFRTNFNDAKGTRDGILARLSETYLIAAEAYGRMEDYGQALQYINEVRQRAAYQAGEDRGRVYHLAEQVPYDEEGSTAASMTVTEAVFTPGTSEAATEIYPEGVGSKADMFVHFILNERARELLGEFHRWVDLSRTGTLLQRARAFNPEAAANIAERHILRPVPQSYLDALIIDGQPLTAAEKDAIQNPGY, encoded by the coding sequence ATGAAAAAGAATATCTTAATCATAGCGTTGGCAGCTGGTAGCCTTTTCTCTTGCCAAGATTTTCTGCAGGAAGAAATGGTCGCTACCCTGACGCAAGAGCGATACAATTCCCCGGAAGGGATAGAAGAATTGGTGAATGGTGCCTATGAAGGGCTCCGTTTTCATCACAATTACGAGTGGTCTTACGCCTTGACCAATTACGGTACGGATGAGTTTACCAATGGTGGCGGTGTGAATCATGTGATGTACAATACCTATACTGGCTTGCTCAATCCAGCAGAAACGATGGATTTACGGCCACTTTGGGATAATATGTACGCACAAATCAACGTGTGCAATATCGGGATTCAGAATATTCCGGAGGTCTACACGGATCCCAATTCGGCAACCACTAGGGACACGCGTTTGGGCGAGGTCTTGTTCCTAAGGGGATTCAATTACCTGAAATTGGTAGAACAGTTTGGTGCTGTTCCCATGAAATTGACGCCTACCCAAGGTGATGAAGCCAATTTCCCTCGGGCCACAGTGGCCGAGAACGTGGCGCAGATCATCAGTGATTTGAGAAGGGCAGAAGAATTGCTGCCGCCTACCGCCGCGCAAGTGGGCCGGATTACCAAGTCTGCTGCTCAGCACTATTTAGCAAAGGCCTACCTTTTCAGGGCCAGTGAGCGAAATGCTGACATTGCCCAAGCCAATGACTTGGACAGCGCAGCGTACTTTGCTGAGGAGGTGATCAATAATTCTGGCCGATCGTTGGCACCAGATTATGCAGATATCTTCGAGTATACAGCCGTGAATGGGCCGAACGAGAACCTTTCAGAGATTATCCTGGCCTCTCAATTTGACAATAACCAAGCATTATTGGGCAGGTATGGCAATCAGACCCACATGTATTTTCTATCGATCTATCGGAATTTCCCAGGAATGACCAGGGACTTGGAAAATGGGCGTGAGTTTGACCGTCTCAAGCCGACCGATTTTGCGTTGGATAATTTTGACAGGGTAAATGACTCGAGGTTTTACAAGAGCATCAAGACCGCATACATTGCTTCTCAGAGCAGTGATAATATTCCTGAGTGGACGGCAGCCAATGCTCCAAGCCCTGACTTGGTAGGGCAGCCAAAATTTGCGGAGGGAGATACCGCAATTATTTATTTGGTGAATGAGGCCAATGATCAGCGCTTTACAGAGGATTATAAAGGTAGTTTTGCACCGCTTATGCTGGTAAGAAACACACCTGATGGAACCGATTGGGGGCTGAGCACCTACCCATCACTTTCCAAATACCTCGATCCTTTCCGTACCAATTTCAACGATGCCAAAGGTACGCGGGACGGTATTTTGGCCAGGCTTTCCGAGACGTATTTAATCGCCGCTGAAGCTTATGGCCGTATGGAAGATTATGGCCAAGCGTTGCAATATATCAATGAAGTCCGCCAGAGGGCTGCGTATCAAGCAGGAGAAGATAGGGGAAGGGTTTATCACCTTGCCGAACAGGTGCCATATGATGAAGAAGGAAGTACTGCAGCATCCATGACGGTAACTGAAGCGGTATTTACCCCTGGTACTTCGGAAGCTGCTACAGAGATCTACCCTGAAGGAGTAGGTTCTAAGGCGGATATGTTTGTTCACTTTATCCTGAATGAACGTGCCAGAGAACTCCTGGGTGAATTTCATCGCTGGGTAGACTTGTCCCGTACGGGTACGTTGTTGCAGCGAGCCAGGGCATTTAATCCTGAGGCAGCCGCCAATATTGCCGAAAGGCATATCCTAAGGCCTGTGCCACAGAGTTATTTGGATGCCTTGATCATCGATGGACAGCCATTGACTGCTGCGGAAAAGGATGCCATTCAAAACCCAGGATACTAA
- a CDS encoding glycoside hydrolase family 28 protein — translation MHKEIPVFLLAIILLASCDQKKVNVPINEVSVEAPFEMPMIKVPDFSDIQRFVITDFGAEEDDQQATSQAIVTAISAAVEAGGGRIVIPAGEWPTGKIHLKSNINIHLEEGATLLFSEDPKDYLPAVKTTWEGMECFNYSPLIYAFDCENIAITGKGELKAKMNTWKVWFSRPKAHMESLKRLYNLAATDVPVEERNFVNDSSNFRPQFIQFNRCEKVLLEGVKITNSPFWVIHPFMSKDVVIRDVQVFAHGHNNDGVDPEMSQNMLIENCIFDQGDDAIAVKSGRNQDAWRLNMPTKNIVIRNSLVKNGHQLLAIGSELSGGVENVYMENCEVQEGAKLNHLLYVKTNERRGGYVRNVHMKNIQCGKIDKGVLGIETDVLYQWRDLVPTYERRLTPIENIYMENVRAADVAFVSRIKADPESPVEVVQLKNIQVESIRDQKVINENVNGFQMKD, via the coding sequence ATGCATAAAGAAATCCCGGTATTCCTGTTGGCCATAATTTTGCTTGCCTCTTGTGATCAAAAGAAGGTAAATGTTCCAATCAACGAGGTGTCTGTTGAGGCTCCTTTTGAAATGCCCATGATCAAGGTGCCTGATTTTAGTGATATACAGCGATTTGTAATCACGGATTTTGGTGCTGAGGAAGATGATCAGCAAGCGACTTCACAAGCTATTGTGACGGCCATTTCTGCTGCAGTAGAGGCGGGTGGTGGTCGTATAGTGATTCCCGCAGGAGAGTGGCCAACTGGAAAGATCCACCTTAAAAGCAATATTAATATACATCTTGAAGAGGGGGCTACATTATTGTTTTCCGAGGATCCAAAAGATTATCTTCCAGCTGTAAAGACTACATGGGAAGGAATGGAGTGTTTTAACTATTCTCCGCTAATCTATGCATTTGATTGTGAAAATATTGCCATTACAGGTAAAGGTGAATTGAAGGCAAAAATGAATACGTGGAAAGTATGGTTTTCCAGGCCAAAAGCTCACATGGAAAGTCTCAAGAGGCTTTATAACTTGGCCGCAACGGACGTGCCGGTAGAAGAACGTAATTTTGTGAATGATTCCTCTAATTTTCGCCCTCAATTTATTCAGTTTAATCGCTGTGAAAAGGTATTGTTGGAGGGGGTGAAGATTACCAATAGCCCTTTTTGGGTAATTCATCCTTTTATGTCAAAAGATGTGGTCATCAGGGACGTACAAGTCTTTGCCCATGGCCATAACAATGATGGGGTCGACCCAGAAATGAGCCAAAATATGCTGATCGAAAACTGTATTTTTGATCAAGGTGATGATGCTATTGCAGTAAAATCAGGTAGAAACCAAGATGCATGGAGGCTGAACATGCCCACTAAAAATATCGTCATAAGAAATAGCTTGGTGAAAAATGGCCATCAGTTATTGGCTATTGGAAGTGAGCTTTCTGGTGGGGTGGAAAATGTATATATGGAAAATTGTGAAGTCCAGGAAGGGGCTAAGCTCAACCACTTGCTATATGTGAAAACAAATGAAAGAAGGGGAGGCTATGTCCGTAATGTTCATATGAAGAATATCCAATGCGGGAAAATTGATAAAGGGGTATTAGGTATTGAGACTGATGTGCTTTATCAATGGAGAGACTTGGTGCCAACTTATGAGCGGAGGTTGACTCCAATTGAAAATATTTATATGGAAAACGTCCGAGCTGCTGATGTGGCGTTTGTTTCTCGCATAAAAGCTGATCCTGAAAGTCCCGTAGAAGTAGTCCAATTAAAAAATATACAAGTCGAATCAATTCGTGACCAAAAAGTCATCAATGAAAATGTCAACGGCTTCCAGATGAAAGATTAA
- a CDS encoding dienelactone hydrolase family protein — protein sequence MKKKLSKKDVKQEVFDLYDAYAHNKLERREFIEKLSTYAVGGITLGALTSFLMPNYRDNIQIKQNDPSLKTETITYASQKGGGSISGQLSHPVDAAGKLPGIIVVHENRGLNPYIADVGRRAAKAGFISIAPDALSPLGGYPGNDDDGREMQRKRDRNEMLEDFIAAFDHLKEHPKCNGNIGVVGFCFGGWISNMMAVKVPDLKAAVPFYGSQPPEELVPQIEAPLLLHFGELDTRVNAGWPAYETALKANGKEYQAFTYPDANHGFHNDTTPRYDAEAATLAWKRTIDFFHKKLA from the coding sequence ATGAAGAAAAAGCTGTCCAAAAAAGACGTTAAACAGGAGGTTTTTGACCTATACGATGCCTACGCCCATAACAAATTGGAACGACGTGAATTTATCGAAAAACTTTCCACCTATGCCGTAGGTGGGATCACGCTTGGTGCATTGACCAGTTTTTTGATGCCAAATTACCGGGACAATATTCAAATCAAGCAGAATGATCCATCATTAAAGACAGAAACCATCACCTATGCATCCCAAAAAGGAGGTGGCAGCATCTCAGGCCAACTCTCTCATCCGGTGGATGCAGCCGGTAAGCTTCCTGGAATCATCGTGGTACATGAAAACAGGGGCCTTAATCCCTATATTGCCGACGTAGGCAGAAGGGCTGCCAAAGCTGGATTTATCAGCATCGCCCCCGATGCTTTATCGCCTTTGGGAGGGTATCCTGGAAATGACGATGATGGCAGGGAAATGCAGCGAAAGCGGGATCGAAATGAAATGCTGGAGGATTTTATAGCTGCCTTTGACCATTTAAAAGAGCATCCCAAGTGTAACGGTAACATTGGTGTGGTAGGCTTTTGCTTTGGTGGCTGGATCTCCAACATGATGGCCGTAAAAGTCCCTGATCTAAAGGCTGCAGTCCCCTTTTATGGCAGCCAACCACCGGAGGAACTGGTACCGCAGATCGAAGCTCCACTTTTACTACATTTCGGTGAACTCGACACGCGGGTCAATGCCGGCTGGCCCGCATACGAAACGGCCCTAAAAGCCAATGGAAAAGAATATCAAGCATTTACCTATCCGGATGCCAACCATGGGTTTCACAATGACACTACCCCTAGGTATGATGCTGAAGCGGCCACGCTAGCTTGGAAAAGGACAATCGACTTTTTTCATAAAAAGCTGGCTTAA
- a CDS encoding polysaccharide deacetylase family protein: protein MTTSVTIKGFLACQNQPHSAGDRRACRLKKWMLLLLAVILWSGTAHSQILKQPIPDKLVVLTFDDAPASHYSVVAPLLQEHGFGATFFVCEFPPNFADTTKYMNWRQMQALHRMGFEVANHTHTHAHVNELTKQQTHGELEYIEEKCAAMDIPLPKSFAYPAYAISETCFELLEEKAYEFARAGGKRAYDPLSDHPFLIPSWATTSENEEEIMAALGEAKDGKIVVLTIHGVPDIEHPWVNTPISLFEKYLEYLKENHFQVVSLRDLKQYIDPMAAKKVLPIDTNKPYKN from the coding sequence ATGACAACTAGCGTGACTATAAAGGGATTTTTGGCTTGCCAAAACCAACCACATTCGGCAGGTGACCGTAGGGCGTGCCGCTTAAAGAAATGGATGCTGCTATTGCTGGCGGTAATCCTCTGGTCTGGCACAGCACACAGCCAAATCCTAAAACAGCCCATTCCGGACAAGTTAGTGGTCCTCACTTTTGATGATGCTCCCGCCAGCCATTACTCGGTGGTGGCACCATTGCTCCAAGAACATGGCTTTGGGGCGACATTTTTTGTCTGTGAATTTCCCCCAAATTTCGCGGACACGACCAAATATATGAACTGGCGCCAGATGCAGGCACTGCACCGCATGGGATTCGAAGTGGCCAACCACACGCATACACATGCCCATGTCAATGAATTGACCAAACAGCAGACACACGGAGAGTTAGAATACATAGAAGAAAAGTGTGCAGCGATGGACATACCATTGCCCAAAAGCTTTGCCTACCCTGCTTATGCTATCAGTGAAACATGCTTTGAGCTGTTGGAAGAAAAGGCCTACGAATTTGCAAGAGCCGGTGGGAAAAGGGCTTATGACCCACTAAGCGATCACCCTTTCCTTATTCCGAGTTGGGCTACCACATCAGAGAACGAAGAAGAAATTATGGCTGCACTTGGTGAAGCCAAAGACGGAAAAATTGTCGTCCTGACGATTCACGGGGTACCGGACATCGAGCATCCATGGGTAAACACTCCGATTTCCCTTTTCGAAAAATATTTGGAATACCTCAAAGAAAATCATTTTCAGGTAGTCTCCCTCCGAGACTTAAAGCAGTATATTGACCCCATGGCCGCTAAAAAGGTTCTTCCCATTGACACAAATAAGCCTTACAAAAATTGA
- a CDS encoding acetylxylan esterase, with protein MKTYCFFLFFIALTFSVTAQNYPSRSNVLWVTEPDHSDWLYQVGEEAKVAISLFEFGVPADQVTVHYAVGPEMLQPDSEGTITLDQGKGNISLGTATAPGFRDCWLTATLHGQTYKHHVKVGFEPEKLKPYTAFPADFEAFWDQAKSEAAQTPMQIEKVFVPEYSSQTVDCYLVKLQAYKKGQHVYGYLTIPKKDGKFPVVFAPPGAGIKPMNPLKHMFYAESGVIRFDMEIHGIRPDLDKDTYQEISAAFGNRNNSYLVNGLDDKDRYYMKKVYLSCIRALDFLTTLPEWDGQNLIAQGGSQGGALALITTGLDDRITACAANHPALSDMAGYKAGRAGGYPHLFTNFDGMDTPEKLKTLAYYDVVNFAKLIDVPVFMTWGYNDNTCPPTTSYIVYNTLDTEKESYITPINEHWVSEKTRRVILEWIKSKLK; from the coding sequence ATGAAGACCTACTGTTTTTTTCTTTTTTTCATTGCACTTACCTTTTCGGTCACAGCCCAGAACTACCCGTCCCGCAGCAATGTACTCTGGGTCACGGAGCCGGATCATTCTGACTGGCTGTACCAAGTCGGTGAGGAAGCAAAAGTAGCCATATCGCTTTTTGAGTTTGGGGTACCGGCAGATCAGGTGACGGTTCATTATGCCGTAGGCCCTGAAATGCTCCAGCCTGATTCAGAAGGAACCATTACCTTGGATCAAGGAAAAGGAAATATCTCCCTGGGCACTGCTACAGCTCCTGGTTTCCGGGATTGCTGGCTTACGGCCACACTTCATGGCCAAACGTACAAACACCATGTGAAAGTAGGTTTTGAACCGGAAAAACTCAAGCCATACACGGCCTTTCCTGCTGATTTTGAAGCCTTTTGGGATCAAGCCAAATCCGAGGCTGCCCAAACCCCAATGCAAATAGAAAAAGTTTTTGTTCCGGAATACTCCAGCCAAACCGTAGACTGCTACTTGGTCAAACTTCAGGCCTATAAAAAAGGCCAGCATGTCTACGGCTACCTGACGATCCCTAAAAAAGACGGGAAATTCCCCGTGGTCTTTGCACCGCCAGGAGCTGGCATCAAGCCCATGAATCCGTTGAAGCATATGTTTTATGCAGAAAGTGGTGTGATCCGTTTTGACATGGAAATCCACGGCATCCGCCCGGATCTGGACAAGGATACTTACCAAGAAATCAGTGCTGCCTTTGGCAACCGAAACAACAGCTACTTGGTCAATGGGCTGGACGATAAGGACCGTTACTATATGAAAAAGGTCTACCTTTCCTGCATCCGGGCCTTGGACTTTCTCACTACCTTACCGGAATGGGACGGCCAAAACCTCATCGCCCAAGGAGGCAGCCAAGGTGGAGCATTGGCCTTGATCACCACTGGCCTCGATGACCGAATCACTGCCTGTGCGGCCAATCACCCCGCCCTCAGTGACATGGCTGGCTATAAGGCAGGAAGAGCAGGAGGATACCCCCATCTGTTCACCAATTTTGACGGCATGGACACCCCTGAAAAGCTCAAAACCTTAGCGTACTATGATGTGGTCAATTTCGCCAAATTGATAGATGTTCCGGTCTTTATGACTTGGGGCTATAATGACAATACCTGCCCGCCCACCACAAGCTATATCGTCTACAACACACTCGACACCGAAAAAGAATCTTACATTACCCCCATCAATGAGCACTGGGTATCGGAGAAAACCAGAAGGGTCATCCTCGAATGGATTAAGTCAAAACTGAAGTGA
- a CDS encoding glycoside hydrolase family 88/105 protein, translating to MQIRRITAMLALLIFAASVSKAQELPTKEAVMDQMVLTNQYFMEKWPDPGQNVITNKERTSNLWTRAVYYEGLMALYGLKPDKAYYDYAVKWGASHGWDLRNGTQTRHADNHCAGQTYIMLYEIDQQPERIEHIQSSIDGMMDTYKINDWDWIDALQMAMPVFAQLTSLTGDAKYSERMYEMYMDTKVTQGLFNPHDDLWWRDSDFRPPYAEPNGNDCYWSRGNGWVVAAMVRTLEFLPADDPHRFEYVQMLQRMLKAVLPVQRTDGFWNVSLHDPTHFEGKETSGTALFLYGMAWGVNNGLLEKEVYMPAIKKAWNAIASESIHDNGFLGYLQGTGKEPKDGQPVTYTSKPDFEDYGLGCFLLAATEMYKLVD from the coding sequence ATGCAAATCCGACGAATAACCGCCATGCTTGCCCTCCTGATATTTGCGGCAAGTGTTTCTAAAGCCCAAGAGCTTCCTACGAAAGAGGCTGTCATGGATCAAATGGTCTTGACCAACCAGTACTTTATGGAAAAATGGCCAGATCCAGGCCAAAATGTCATCACCAATAAAGAGCGTACCAGCAATTTATGGACGCGCGCCGTTTACTACGAAGGATTAATGGCACTTTATGGATTGAAACCCGATAAAGCTTATTATGACTACGCCGTAAAATGGGGAGCATCTCACGGCTGGGACCTCCGAAACGGCACCCAGACCCGACATGCCGACAATCATTGCGCCGGCCAAACGTACATCATGCTCTATGAAATCGACCAACAGCCGGAGCGCATTGAACATATCCAATCCTCCATCGATGGCATGATGGACACTTACAAGATAAACGACTGGGACTGGATCGATGCCCTTCAAATGGCCATGCCTGTCTTTGCCCAACTGACCAGTCTTACTGGAGATGCCAAGTATTCCGAACGCATGTACGAAATGTACATGGACACCAAGGTAACACAAGGGCTTTTTAACCCCCATGATGATCTTTGGTGGCGAGACAGCGACTTCCGCCCGCCCTATGCAGAGCCAAATGGCAATGACTGCTATTGGTCTAGAGGAAATGGCTGGGTAGTAGCTGCGATGGTCCGCACACTAGAATTTTTACCTGCCGATGATCCGCACCGCTTCGAATATGTGCAAATGCTGCAGCGTATGCTAAAGGCCGTATTGCCAGTACAACGTACCGATGGCTTCTGGAATGTCAGCTTACACGATCCGACCCACTTTGAAGGTAAAGAAACCTCTGGCACCGCACTTTTCCTCTATGGAATGGCCTGGGGCGTAAACAATGGACTTCTTGAAAAAGAAGTCTATATGCCTGCTATCAAGAAAGCCTGGAACGCCATCGCTTCAGAATCCATCCATGACAATGGCTTCCTCGGCTACCTACAAGGCACCGGAAAAGAGCCCAAAGATGGCCAACCGGTCACCTATACCAGTAAGCCTGACTTTGAGGATTATGGCTTAGGATGCTTTCTCCTAGCTGCTACAGAAATGTATAAATTAGTGGATTAA